The stretch of DNA CCGCTTGCAGGTCATGCTCATTCGCCTCTTGGGTTCAATCTCTGCTTCACAGCGGCAAGTTCCTCTTGATTTAAATACCCTAGTTCCACATGGTCGTTGAATTCTAGCAATTTCAGATCGTGTACCATCTCCTTTATCTTCCCACCATCGCTGAACCTAATTTCATCGTAGTACGGTGCGCAGAGCGTTTGTAGTGGGGTGAGTCTGTCCACTGGGTTGTACTGCAGCACGTTAGTTAGCAGGTCCACCGTCAGCTCatcctccttcttgaagactTTCGTCAGCGGGATGGGTTTAATCTGCGGGAACTTGTGTTCCATATAGTTTGGGTTCATAGCACAAATCTCTGGTTTCGAGGGAGTCCCCAGGATTTTTATGATCTCCACCAGTTGGTCGATCCCACTCTCCCCCGGGAACATGGGTTGCCCCAAGAGCAATTCTGCCATCACACATCCTGACGACCATATATCTATCTGGTTGGTATAATTTGTGGCCCCAAATATGAGTTCTGGAGCCCTGTAGTACCTAGAACAGATATAGGAGACGTTTGGTTCTGTTGGTTTCAGTTGTTTTGCACTGCCGAAATCGCACAGTTTGAGACACCAGGTATCTGGATCTACGAGCAAGTTTTGTGGTTTTATGTCTCTGTGACACACGTTGGCACTGTTATGCAGGTAGTTTAGTGCTTTGAATAGTTGGTACATGTAGAACTTGATCTCCAGACGGGGCATCGAAGTCCTCTGGTGCACGAAGTGTCTCAGCCGCTGGTACAGGGATTGTGGCACGTAGTCTAGGATCAGGTTCAAGTACACTTCGTCTTGGTCGTCCTTTTCGTAGAAAAAGTACTTCAAGTCGATGATATTTGGGTGTTGTAACAGTTTCATGATCTCCAACTCTCTGTTTTTGAATCTTTTGTCCtgcaaaacttttttgATCGCTACCAACTCCTGCGTTTCCTGTATCGTTGTCGTGAACACCACGCCGAAGGAGCCGTGCCCTATAACCTCTGTAGTGGGGAACGATATTTGGATCGGTTCGTTACCATGCCTCTGctgttcttgatgttgttgttgtgtatTCGGACTGTCATCATCATGCAAACCACCGTTCGCGTCCCCATTGGTGGCATTATTATAGTTATTATTTATGTCGGGATGGCCATAATAAACTTGTTTGTAAACTAGTTCTACGTTAGTAAAATCGTTGTTGCTTCCTGTCTTGTGGGCCATGGTCAGCATTATTCCCCGATTATTatcctgttgttgttgttgttgattttATCTACACACCTTTTGTCTTTCTCTCGTTCATGcacttccaaaagaaaagccCAAGTTTCAAGCCTGTTATTCTTGTATGATGCTTTTGAAACCCCGACTCCGAGAGTTACAGAGCAGATCGggaatcaaaaaaaaaaaagagaaactttcagagaaaaaaagagagtaaAGATGAGTTTGTTGGCGCACACACCCACCTCTAtgttttctttatcttcGCACCTTTCTGTCTATCTGTTCCCCCTCAAAcagaaaacaaacaaacaaaaaaaaaaacaaataccAAAAATTAACTGTGCTTCTCCCAACTTTGAGATCTTcacaaaagaaaacaaacacCTTTGACGATAGAACAGTCCCAGAAATCTAGTCAAACGAACACCAACCGAAAAACCACAAAAACCGCACAGCAGTCAACCTCTCGACGCTGATCGTAGACCTATATGTGTAGCAACTGTGTTCACCCCCCACCGTCGGTGCCAACTCTCtcttccctctctctctttctttttttcccttctGTTTCCCTATTTAAATAGAATCTCCTCTCTTGCTCCCCCGCCAAAAAAATCGTAAATGCCGACGGGGCAGCTTTTTTTCCCGGAAAGTGCCAATTAAAAAAGGGTGAAATCTTTCGCGGTGCGTGGACAAACGTCTATAGGGCAGCGGTAGAGGGCTGTCAAGCAGTGCAACAACTGCACTGGATTCGAATCGGTAGAATAGCCTGCTTGGCCATGttagtagtagtagcacTCCCGCAGAGATTCGGAGACGCGTCGGTGCGTCGTTGTGTGCTTTACCTCCGTTCTCCGGGGGGGCACGTGACAGCTCCGCACGTTCTCTCTGTCGGGGAGTGTTGCAGCCGGGAATTTTACATACCTATGTCGCCCTTCACGTGGGTCGCTAGGTCGAAGTTGACCATTTTGTCGATCTGTTCCTTGGAGAGACGACTGCTCTTCCTCTTGTAGGGTTTGCTCTTGTGGGACCGCGGTGGTTTGAGGAGTTGCAGCGCCGTTGCTGTCGTCGTCGTGTTGATCTTGGTGATGACAGTTGAGGATTCTTTGCTTGGATCCGCGGTGGTGCTTGTGCCTGTATTTTCAGATTCAGGTGTCACGGCAATCAACGTGCTCTCGATCTGTCTGTGGATCTCACGTACGTATTCCTCGTCGTTGTTGGGGGCTTTGTAGTCAATCTTGTACCGGCAAGTGGACTCGCTCTCCCGCAGTCTCTTTGCCTCAGAGTTGTCCGCTGCTGGTTCCCTTGAAGAGATCAACTTGCTCAGTCTTTGGCGTAGAGTCATCGATAGTATATATACTCTTATACTGGAATGGTATGTATGGGGGGGCGGGCAAGAAAGTAGTAAGGTGAAGTATAGCAAAAGGGAATAAATAAGTCTGCGTTTGGCCTTGCTGCGTTCCCctaagaaaaaaaaagcaaaaaggAAAGGAGGGGGGGGATTGTGTCTGTCTGTGCGTATGCGTAAGTCTCTTCTAGTAGAATGAAGATCCAAGGACTTTGATCAATCTGgcaacaaaagaaaacgaaacAACAGCGCATCCCCCACCGCTCTGCCCCGCCCCCACGCGTTGGCTGTCAAAGGACTCGGAAGAGATTGCGAAATTTTTCAtatctttctctttctctcccccccccccggTGAACTGTGCTCCGCACAAGTTTGAGTCACTATGGCCAGACCCCGTTCTCACAGCTTTGCAGGCTTGGCGACGTAGTTTCTGCCCTTGTCGATGTTCGAGGCTATCGGGGGGACAGCCACAGAAACCATCTGCTTCTCCAGCGTGGTCAAATTGTCCAGAATGGACACGTCGACGTCAACTACACGACCGGAGCGGATCACTACCGGCAGGGAGAAGTACGTCACCGCAGTGGTCCCCAGCTTTGACTGCGCTTCAGCTCCGTGTGGTAAGTCAGGTAAGTACACGTATGCAGGTAAGTGTGCCCTTTTCTTGGTATTGGGGGATGCGCCACCGTGGACTATGCTCTCCAAGATGGCAGAGGTGAACTCGTACCCGGCGTACGCCATCGAAAGAGTAGCTGACCCGGCACCTTTCTTCGCCTGGATCACCTCATCACCACCAAACTGTATTCTGTTAATAAGCGCCTCGTACGCGCGCAGACCAACCGTTTCTTGCACACTCTTCTCTAGTAATATGGGGACGATCGTCTTCCCCGAGTGACCACCAATAACACTGATCTTTTGGCCCATCGTCCCCTTGTTCTGTGGCTGCCCGCTAGTCTTTCTCAGGACATCCCCAAGGAAGGATTCCGCCCTCACGATATCTAGCGTCGTGATGCCCAGTACTCGGCCCGCATCAAAGCACCCACACTCCCGGAAAGTCTCCGCAGCAACGGGCACGAGA from Huiozyma naganishii CBS 8797 chromosome 1, complete genome encodes:
- the MRK1 gene encoding putative serine/threonine protein kinase MRK1 (similar to Saccharomyces cerevisiae MRK1 (YDL079C) and RIM11 (YMR139W); ancestral locus Anc_2.391), encoding MLTMAHKTGSNNDFTNVELVYKQVYYGHPDINNNYNNATNGDANGGLHDDDSPNTQQQHQEQQRHGNEPIQISFPTTEVIGHGSFGVVFTTTIQETQELVAIKKVLQDKRFKNRELEIMKLLQHPNIIDLKYFFYEKDDQDEVYLNLILDYVPQSLYQRLRHFVHQRTSMPRLEIKFYMYQLFKALNYLHNSANVCHRDIKPQNLLVDPDTWCLKLCDFGSAKQLKPTEPNVSYICSRYYRAPELIFGATNYTNQIDIWSSGCVMAELLLGQPMFPGESGIDQLVEIIKILGTPSKPEICAMNPNYMEHKFPQIKPIPLTKVFKKEDELTVDLLTNVLQYNPVDRLTPLQTLCAPYYDEIRFSDGGKIKEMVHDLKLLEFNDHVELGYLNQEELAAVKQRLNPRGE
- the MDH3 gene encoding malate dehydrogenase MDH3 (similar to Saccharomyces cerevisiae MDH3 (YDL078C); ancestral locus Anc_2.392), translating into MVKVAILGAAGGVGQPLSLLLKLSPFISELSLYDVQNPEGIATDLSHINTNSVCTGSDKKDLQRALTGAQVVVIPAGLARKPGMTRDDLFRVNASIVRMLCLEIGKTCPEATVLVISNPVNCLVPVAAETFRECGCFDAGRVLGITTLDIVRAESFLGDVLRKTSGQPQNKGTMGQKISVIGGHSGKTIVPILLEKSVQETVGLRAYEALINRIQFGGDEVIQAKKGAGSATLSMAYAGYEFTSAILESIVHGGASPNTKKRAHLPAYVYLPDLPHGAEAQSKLGTTAVTYFSLPVVIRSGRVVDVDVSILDNLTTLEKQMVSVAVPPIASNIDKGRNYVAKPAKL